The following coding sequences lie in one Glycine soja cultivar W05 chromosome 16, ASM419377v2, whole genome shotgun sequence genomic window:
- the LOC114389954 gene encoding F-box/LRR-repeat protein At3g48880-like, translating into MGFFFCRTPNLKRLVLPKTVEFSRVDVHVAMKSWEGLESINITSNIPSHYIFPAIGKYCKNIIEMKFGYGCLFEEKHVEALIKCAPNLEGLSIRSKMTKMEALCGVFTFLEHLEAVNILHSFIIDASYRGLGDVDICYLQNHLPPSSLGKLIYCEGGSCLRCKNGNSITTGRIFQIASIIMRASEDLWREDEITSLAR; encoded by the coding sequence ATGGGTTTCTTCTTTTGTAGGACCCCAAATCTGAAACGACTAGTTCTACCAAAGACAGTTGAGTTTTCAAGAGTAGATGTGCATGTGGCAATGAAGTCGTGGGAGGGCCTTGAGTCCATTAACATCACCTCCAATATCCCCAGTCATTACATATTTCCTGCAATTGGCAAATACTGCAAGAACATCATAGAGATGAAATTTGGTTACGGTTGCCTCTTTGAAGAAAAGCATGTTGAAGCACTGATTAAATGTGCCCCTAACTTGGAGGGGTTGAGCATCCGGTCCAAAATGACAAAGATGGAGGCTTTGTGCGGTGTGTTCACTTTCTTGGAACATTTGGAGGCGGTGAATATATTGCATAGCTTCATTATAGATGCATCATATCGTGGATTAGGTGATGTGGATATTTGTTATCTACAAAACCATTTGCCGCCATCGAGTCTGGGAAAGCTTATATACTGTGAAGGAGGATCATGCCTTAGGTGCAAGAATGGGAACAGCATTACTACTGGCAGAATTTTCCAAATTGCAAGCATTATTATGCGTGCCTCAGAGGATTTGTGGCGGGAAGACGAGATAACCTCTCTTGCACGTTAA
- the LOC114390087 gene encoding uncharacterized protein LOC114390087 has protein sequence MMLHTMKKFLTYPFTPFPISLSSNLGRGSTSVLTFSTHPDSVLDKTQHPTEKATENVMSNSFVEGYASRSDEKGFEGASEGKQSTSKVEMDKFIHENHPAYDKAQRNEVKEKNKTRH, from the exons atgatgcttCACACAATGAAGAAGTTTCTAACCTATCCATTTACTCCGTTTCCAATATCTCTCTCTTCCAATCTTGGCAGGGGATCAACTTCGGTTCTAACATTCAGCACCCACCCTGATAGTGTTCTGGATAAGACTCAACACCCGACTGAGAAAGCTACAGA GAATGTGATGTCTAATTCGTTTGTGGAAGGGTATGCTTCAAGGTCGGATGAAAAAGGATTTGAAGGGGCTAGTGAAGGAAAACAATCCACATCAAAAGTTGAGATGGATAAGTTCATCCATGAAAATCACCCAG CTTATGACAAGGCACAGAGAAATGAGgttaaggaaaaaaacaaaacaaggcACTAA